A window from Luteibacter flocculans encodes these proteins:
- a CDS encoding electron transfer flavoprotein subunit alpha/FixB family protein has protein sequence MTKILVIAEHLGGKLNGSTARAVSAAAAVKPDAIDVIVLSDAPEAVAAEAAKIDGVSKVLTVARTENAHSLAAIYAPQIVKAAAGYTHVFAPSTTFGKDLAPRVAALLGVSQVSDVMTVEGPHTFKRPIYAGNAIVTVEVDASSIVVATIRTASWPAAASNGSAPIEAISVDAALPSHTRFVELQQGKSDRPDLQGAPKVVSGGRGVGSKENFEIIYKFADKIGAAVGASRAAVDAGYVPNEMQVGQTGKIIAPELYIAVGISGAIQHLTGIKDAGTIVAINKDGEAPIFEIADIGLVGDLFKILPDLEASLG, from the coding sequence ATGACCAAGATCCTCGTTATCGCCGAACACCTGGGCGGCAAGCTCAACGGCTCCACCGCACGAGCCGTCAGCGCGGCGGCCGCCGTGAAGCCGGATGCCATCGACGTCATCGTGCTGTCCGACGCCCCCGAGGCGGTGGCCGCCGAGGCCGCCAAGATCGACGGCGTCAGCAAGGTGCTGACCGTGGCACGCACCGAGAACGCACATAGTCTCGCGGCCATCTACGCACCGCAGATCGTCAAGGCCGCCGCGGGTTACACCCACGTCTTCGCACCGTCGACGACCTTCGGCAAGGACCTCGCCCCGCGCGTGGCCGCCCTGCTGGGCGTCTCGCAGGTCAGCGACGTCATGACCGTGGAAGGCCCTCATACCTTCAAGCGCCCGATCTACGCCGGCAACGCCATCGTTACGGTGGAAGTGGATGCTTCCTCGATCGTGGTCGCGACGATCCGCACCGCCTCCTGGCCGGCCGCCGCATCCAACGGCTCGGCCCCTATCGAAGCCATCAGCGTCGACGCCGCCCTGCCCTCGCACACCCGCTTCGTCGAACTGCAGCAGGGCAAGAGCGATCGCCCCGACCTCCAGGGTGCGCCCAAGGTCGTCTCCGGTGGCCGCGGCGTGGGCTCCAAGGAGAACTTCGAGATCATCTACAAGTTCGCCGACAAGATCGGTGCTGCCGTAGGTGCATCGCGTGCTGCGGTTGACGCGGGATACGTCCCGAACGAAATGCAGGTCGGCCAGACCGGCAAGATCATCGCGCCGGAGCTTTATATCGCCGTGGGTATCTCCGGTGCGATCCAGCACCTGACCGGCATCAAGGACGCCGGCACGATCGTCGCGATCAACAAGGACGGTG